TCCGCCAGGAGCGAAAGCCCCATTCGCGCCAGTTGTCACCCTCAGAAGGCTGCTGCCAGCAGCTGTGGTAGCCGGATGGGATGCGCAAGGTTGGATCCGCTTGCAGTGCGGCGTGGATGCCACTGGTTGCAGTGGGTCCAAGAGTACAGAGGTAATACAAATCCAGCATTTTTGTTGATTTCATAGTCAGGTTCTGGGCGGCAATCAGGCTGGCAAAGTTGATAAAGGCACAGATGTACAGTGTCACCAGCCCCAGCCCGGTACAGCGCAGCAAAAGCCAGCGGTTGGAGCGCACCTTGAGGATCTGCCAAGCGGTCAGCAGCAGTCCCACCACCACCAGCCCAATCCAGATCATCGCATAAAGCCGCAGATAGGTGAGGCCAAAGCTCGCCATATAGAGGTCCAGCCGCAAGACCGAGCTCAGGCCGAGCAGGGCGTTCTGGCCAAGCCAGAGCATCATCAGCGGTTTCAGGCTGGCATGGCTTCCCAGATAGGGCCGCGCCGCGAGGGCAAACCCCCCGGCCAGCATGGCTGTGATCAACAGCGGATAGGCGCCGCGATGGGCATATGTCGCCAGCGTCATGCCCTCTGGCAGCTCCGCTCCACCAATGAGAATGGAGAGATCCATCAGGCTTTGCACCCCGAGGATTAGATTAAACACCACTAGGGCGCGCAGCACTGATCCGGCATTGAGCCCAAAGCTCACTCCCCGGCGGCGGGCGGGCGTATCGGCTTTTGCTTTAGGCGCTTCGCCTTGTGGTGTGGGCACGAGAAAGGGCCAGGTCATCAGCGCCGTGCCGCTCCAGAACAACACCCGGAGCAGCAGCGGTATGATATCCAGATCAAAACTCAAAAGGTCCACCAGCCCCTGTTCCAGCAGCGGATTGGCCTGCAGCAGCAGGGTGATCAGCACCAGGGCACCGCCCAGCGGAAAGCTCCAGTTGCGCAAATGTTTTGACAGGGAGGAGGCGGCCTTTTTGTCGTTGTTGTCTTGGCTGGTCTTTGGTTTGGCCACTGGGGCGTTCTGGTGCAGGCTGTGCACCAGCGTGCGCAGGCCGGATAAGGGCAGGGCGCGCGCTAGGTGCAGCGCGGCCGCTGGTATTGCCGCCAGGCGGGCCTTGGATGGCTGATGTATCCAGGCGACGGCGGTGATCAGGCCAAACAGCTGAAACCCCAGGGATAGAGCCTGATAATGTTCTATTACTGGCAGGCTGGTGAGCAGCAAAAACAGCAGCGCTGGTTTGCTGTGGGCCTTGTCGGGGGTGTTTACCAGCAAGGCGGCGCCAAACAGCGCCCAGCTGAACAGGGCGATAGACAGCCCCGGCGCATAGCCCCAGAACAGCCAGTCCGCCAGCGCTACCAGAACCACCAGCGCCAGCATCGCGCTGCCGCCCTTGCGGCCCAGATCTGTCCAGTTGCGCGGCGGCTTTGGGGCGACGGGATCCGGCTGTTCTGCGCTATCGCAGCTCAACCACCAGCCATCTTGTTGCAAAGACGCGGGCACCCCGCGCACGATGTATTCACCTGTCATCTTCTGTTCCCTCTGTCTCATTTTATCGTTGAAAGGACAGGGGAGGGGATGCCACAGGCGCCGCGCAGCGCTTGCGCAAGAGATGTGCAGGATCTGTGCAGATCTGTAGAGCAGTCTTCGGCGGGGAGGCGCCCAGCGGTGGCGGCTGTGCCTGCGCCAGGATTGCAAGCGGGATGAGATGCGCTAGGGTAAAAGAAAACAGCGAGCAGTGATGATGAGTTTTTCCAAGACGACAACGACCCAAATTTCCCGACGGAGTTTTGGCTTTGGCTTTGCCGCCTTTGGGCTGGTGGCCTGCGGCAATGTTACCTCGGCGGATCAGCGTGGCGTGCAGGGCAGCACGCCGCTGGCAAAACCTGGATTGCCCGCCGACCTGCGGCCCACTCCCAATGTCGGCTATGACGCCTGGGTGGATGGGTTTTACAGCCGCGCCCAGGCTAAGGGCATATCCGAGGCAACCCTGCGGGCCGGGTTTCGCAATGCCGGCTATCTGCCCGGGGTGGTGAAACGCGATCGCAACCAGACCGAATTCAAACGCACCCTCGAGGATTACCTGTCGATCGCCGTCTCAGACGAGCGGGTCAGCAAGGGCCGCGCCGCCTATCAGCGGCATCGCAAAACCCTGCTGGCGTTGGAGGCCAAATACGGCGTTGACGCATCCATTATTGCGGCGATCTGGGGGCTTGAGAGCTTTTACGGCGAACGGCGCGGTGATGTGCCGGTGGTTTCGGCCACCTCGACACTGGCCTATGACGGGCGGCGCGGGGCATTTTTTGAAAAGCAGCTGCTCGCGGCGCTGAAAATCCTGCAAAACGGCGATATCACTGCCAACAGGATGACCGGTAGCTGGGCCGGGGCCATGGGTCATACCCAGTTCATTCCCACGTCGTACCAGGCCTTTGCGGTGGATTTCACCGGGGACGGGCGGCGTGACATCTGGTCTGAGGACCCAACAGATGCGCTGGCGTCGACCGCGGCCTATCTGCAACGCAATGGCTGGACACGCGGCACGCGTTGGGGGCGTGAAGTCACCGGCGCGGCAGCTGCTGGCGCCTTGCAGCCACAGCCGGGCGGGCCAAGCTTTGCGGTGACGGGCAATTTCAAGGCGATCAAACGCTATAACAACTCGGATGCCTATGCCATTGGCGTCGGCCATCTGGCAGACCGCATCGCCGGGGGGGCGCCTTTGCGCGGTACATTCCCACCGGATGCCAACGGGCTGACCAAGGATGACCGGGTTGCGTTGCAAAAACGTCTGACTGCCAAGGGCTTTGACACCGATGGGGCAGACGGGATTTTGGGCCCCAAAAGCCAGGCCGCGATCAGCGCTTATCAGTCCAGCATTGGCCAGCCCGCCACCGGCACCCCATCGCAGGAATTGCTGCGCGGGCTGAAATAATGCTTTTCTAGACCGGATGTCGTGGGACAGGGGCTGATGCTTGGTCTGTTTGTCAGCATCCAGGGCGCCGGTCTACGGCGCCTGATGCATGCCCCGTGGTCAGGCCCGTTGTCAGGCCGGTGGACCTCGCGAAACTGTGCTGCCGCGCGCAGAGCAAAGGTTCAGGGGGCCAAACAGGAGGATTCTTGGCGATTCTTGCTTTGGCGCCCTGATGTGCATCTGGGTTGCGGGGGAGCTTTGCGGCTCACCTTACGCTAGGGCAAGGTGTCGCACCGCTTTTTAAGCCATGGCGGTCAAGAGCTTAGGGACTGCGGCACAGTTTCACTATGGCGATTTGAATTCCACATATTGAAATTGTAGCGACGCAGGTCTATACCCAACATCACTGTGCGACCCCGCACCCTCCAGGCCGCTGCGAGTCGTCCTTGGGTGTCCAGGGGGCAGGGGGGCTCAGTTCCAGGAGGATTCATAGGGAGGGGACCTGCGTGCAGACCCGAATTCACGAGACGCTACAGGCGGCAGCCGCTGCAAAACCCGACGCTTTGGCGATGATCGACTACGCGGATGGCAAGTACACCTGGTCCGATCTGGTTGAGGCCACGGCCGAGGCCAAGGAGGTGCTCCTGGAGCATGGCGTAAAACCCGGTGATCGTGTGGTCATGGTGTTTGAGAATTGCCTGGCGGTTTGCGCCTTTCTTTTTGCCACCAGCCAGCTGGATGCCACGGCTGTACCGCTGAATGCGCGGCTCACCCATGCAGAACTGGACCGGATGATCACCCATAGTGATCCCAGTGTTGTTGTGTTCTGTAAGGACGCGTCCGAATCTGCGGTGATCCATGGCAAGGCTTTTTCCGCCAAGACCGCCATGGGCAGCTTTGGCACCGTAGCGATTTTCCAGCGGCGCTGTAGCCAGTCGGAGCCTAGTTTCGAGGATGGCTCCGAACAGGTGGCGCTGTTGCTCTATACCTCTGGGACCACGGGCGTGCCAAAGGCGGCGATGCTCACCCACTTCAACCTGCTCTGTGCGGCGGCGGCCTCGGCCAAGGTGCGCGGCATCGAGGATGGCGATATGACCTATTTGGCGCTGCCGCTGTCGCATATCTTTGGCTTGGTTACCCTGCTTTCGGTTTGTACGGCGCAGGGGGCGCTGCGGTTGGAGGCCCGGTTCTCGGTTGAGCGGCTCTATAAGGCGCTGCAAACGGATGTGACCCTGCTGCCGGCGGTGCCGCAGATGCATGCGCATCTGTTTCACTATGCAATGGCACAAAACGAGCCGCGCTATAAGGCGGGTTTGCTGCGTTTTGTCTCCTCTGGCGGGGCGCCGCTGGACCCGACCTGGAAGCGGGAGGCCGAGGCTTTTTATGGCATTCCACTGCAAAACGGCTACGGGCTGACCGAAAGCTCCGCCGGGGTCTGTGCCACCACCAGCCCCTTTGGGGACCCGGATGTAAGCGTCGGCCATCCCATGCTCGACAGCACGTTCCAGCTCGATTTTGATGCCGAAGGCGCTGCGCCCGCCGAGGGGATCGGCGAGATCCTGGTGGGTGGTCCGCAGATCATGAAGGGCTATTTCCGCGACCCCGAGCAAAGCGCCAAGGTGCTGACTGTAGACGGCTTTTTCCGCACGGGCGATTTGGGGCGGTTTGATGAGGAGGGGCGCCTGCACATCGCGGGCCGGTCAAAAGAGCTGATCATTCGATCCGGGTTCAACGTCTACCCCGCCGAAATCGAAGGCGCGTTGACGGATCATCCAGAGGTCATCATGGCCGGGGTGGTCGGCAGGCAGGTCTCTGGCAACGAAGAGGTGCTGGCCTTTGTCAAAGTCGCTACGGCCTGCAGCTTGAATGAGGCGGATCTGTCGGACTTTGTGAAGGACAGATTGGCGCCCTACAAGCGGCCAACCCGGATCATTCTGGCACCGGATTTGCCTGCGGCTCCGACGGGCAAGATCCTCAAGGGCAAGCTGATTAGTACCTTTGCGGATGAATTGATGCGCGAGACCACTGTTTAAGTAAAAATTCTACTATACGGAATGTTGTTCTGTATGATAGGCAGCCGGGAAACCTAATCTCGGGGAGGAGATTCTGACTATGAGTTTTGTAAACACCACATTGGCAGCGGCAGCGGTTGCGCTGTCATTTGGCACCGTTGCAGCGGCGCAGACCACGATCTTTTACGGCCACAGCGGCCCGGCACGCGGCACGGTTCCGGCGGCGTTGAAATGGTTTGATGGCCGTATTGGTGAACTCTCTGAGGGGGATCTGAAACTGGATGTGCAATGGGGCGGCGCCCTGTTCAAAGCCTCGGCGTCGGTGCAGTCGATTGGTAATGGTGTTGCGGATGCCGGTTCGGTGATCTCGGCCTATTTCCAAAAGGAAATGGCGGCCTATTCCTTGGCGGATTTACCTCTGGGCGGCCCCAACCCCTGGGTTGGTCTGCGCGCCACCGACCATTTGATGCGCAGCATGCCCCAGATCACCGAAAATCTGGCGCGTCAGAACCTGGTCTATATCGGCACCTTTACTGCGTCTGATGTGAACGTCGCCTGCAAAGGCGCCGAGATCAACTCGATCCAGGATATCGCTGGCCTCAAGGTGCGGGGCGCTGGTGTCTACGGCAAAGTCTTTGGGGAGCTGGGCGCCACTATGGTGAACCTCAGCGTTTATGAGGCCTATCAAGGGCTTGATACCGGGCTGATCGACTGTACCCAGGGCTATTCCTATATTGTTCCGGCGCTGAAATGGCACGAAGTCATCGACAGCTACACCGTGCTGAACTGGGGCCAGATCGGTGGCTATGGCATGTTCATGAACAAGCAAAGCTATGACGCGCTGAGCGACGCGCAAAAGGCGGTTCTGACCCAGGCGGGCACCGAACTGGCGGATAAGTTTGCGCAGATCGTCATTGGTGCCAACAGCAAGGCTCTGGATGCGATGCGGGCTGATGCCTATGACCGTCCGGTCAAGGTGCTGGAAGTCTCGGCTGAGGAGCGCGCGGCGCTGAACACCGCCACCGAACCTTTCCTGGATGACTGGAAAGAAAATGCCGTCAGCGTTGGTCTGGATCCAGAGAAAATGATCGAGATCTATACCCAGGCGGTGGCGGAATACACCGCCGAGTTTGAGGCCAAAGGCTATCCTTGGGAGCGCAACTAAGCTGCGCTACTGGTGCTGAGGCACTGACCTGAAACACCAACCTGACATACCGGGGCAGGGAAGGACCTGCCCTGGTGTGTCAGACCGGCTGTTTCAAAATTTCAAAGCGAGCAGGGAGGCGCGACATGCTGGACCGGATCGAAAAACTCTTTATCGACGTGGCAACGGCGGCGATCATTCTATTGGCCTTGATGATCTTTGCCGATGTGATTGCGCTGAACCTGTTCAACGCCTCGGTGCCGGATGCGGTGATCATCGTGCGCGAGCTGATGGTGCTGGCAATCATCATGCCTCTGGCAGCTGCCACCACCCAGCGGGCTCATATCTCGGTTGAGTTTCTGACCAATATGCTGCCGCCCAAACTGGTGGAGTATTTTGTGATCTTTGGCACCCTGTTTGGTGTCTTTGCCCTGTCTCCGCTGATCTATTCGGGCGTCAAAGAGCTGATGCATCAGATCAATACCGGCAGTGCCTTTTACGGTGATCTCAACCTGCCGCAATGGCCTGGACGGTTGGCCTTTGTCATTGGGATCTCGCTATGCTGGCTGCGTTTGCTGGTCATGGCTTTGGGGGATATCCGGACCGTCTGGCGCGGTGAAACCCTCCACTTTGAGCCCACAGGCCACTGAGCAGGGTGCGAACTGTCCCCATTGCGTGTCGGCAGCTGACGGTCGACGCGCCGCGTAGA
The genomic region above belongs to Phaeobacter sp. G2 and contains:
- a CDS encoding acyl--CoA ligase; this encodes MQTRIHETLQAAAAAKPDALAMIDYADGKYTWSDLVEATAEAKEVLLEHGVKPGDRVVMVFENCLAVCAFLFATSQLDATAVPLNARLTHAELDRMITHSDPSVVVFCKDASESAVIHGKAFSAKTAMGSFGTVAIFQRRCSQSEPSFEDGSEQVALLLYTSGTTGVPKAAMLTHFNLLCAAAASAKVRGIEDGDMTYLALPLSHIFGLVTLLSVCTAQGALRLEARFSVERLYKALQTDVTLLPAVPQMHAHLFHYAMAQNEPRYKAGLLRFVSSGGAPLDPTWKREAEAFYGIPLQNGYGLTESSAGVCATTSPFGDPDVSVGHPMLDSTFQLDFDAEGAAPAEGIGEILVGGPQIMKGYFRDPEQSAKVLTVDGFFRTGDLGRFDEEGRLHIAGRSKELIIRSGFNVYPAEIEGALTDHPEVIMAGVVGRQVSGNEEVLAFVKVATACSLNEADLSDFVKDRLAPYKRPTRIILAPDLPAAPTGKILKGKLISTFADELMRETTV
- a CDS encoding TRAP transporter small permease, encoding MLDRIEKLFIDVATAAIILLALMIFADVIALNLFNASVPDAVIIVRELMVLAIIMPLAAATTQRAHISVEFLTNMLPPKLVEYFVIFGTLFGVFALSPLIYSGVKELMHQINTGSAFYGDLNLPQWPGRLAFVIGISLCWLRLLVMALGDIRTVWRGETLHFEPTGH
- a CDS encoding DUF4173 domain-containing protein translates to MTGEYIVRGVPASLQQDGWWLSCDSAEQPDPVAPKPPRNWTDLGRKGGSAMLALVVLVALADWLFWGYAPGLSIALFSWALFGAALLVNTPDKAHSKPALLFLLLTSLPVIEHYQALSLGFQLFGLITAVAWIHQPSKARLAAIPAAALHLARALPLSGLRTLVHSLHQNAPVAKPKTSQDNNDKKAASSLSKHLRNWSFPLGGALVLITLLLQANPLLEQGLVDLLSFDLDIIPLLLRVLFWSGTALMTWPFLVPTPQGEAPKAKADTPARRRGVSFGLNAGSVLRALVVFNLILGVQSLMDLSILIGGAELPEGMTLATYAHRGAYPLLITAMLAGGFALAARPYLGSHASLKPLMMLWLGQNALLGLSSVLRLDLYMASFGLTYLRLYAMIWIGLVVVGLLLTAWQILKVRSNRWLLLRCTGLGLVTLYICAFINFASLIAAQNLTMKSTKMLDLYYLCTLGPTATSGIHAALQADPTLRIPSGYHSCWQQPSEGDNWREWGFRSWRISSYAGLDFDGASAGKAKPDEDSPGR
- a CDS encoding lytic murein transglycosylase, with amino-acid sequence MSFSKTTTTQISRRSFGFGFAAFGLVACGNVTSADQRGVQGSTPLAKPGLPADLRPTPNVGYDAWVDGFYSRAQAKGISEATLRAGFRNAGYLPGVVKRDRNQTEFKRTLEDYLSIAVSDERVSKGRAAYQRHRKTLLALEAKYGVDASIIAAIWGLESFYGERRGDVPVVSATSTLAYDGRRGAFFEKQLLAALKILQNGDITANRMTGSWAGAMGHTQFIPTSYQAFAVDFTGDGRRDIWSEDPTDALASTAAYLQRNGWTRGTRWGREVTGAAAAGALQPQPGGPSFAVTGNFKAIKRYNNSDAYAIGVGHLADRIAGGAPLRGTFPPDANGLTKDDRVALQKRLTAKGFDTDGADGILGPKSQAAISAYQSSIGQPATGTPSQELLRGLK
- a CDS encoding C4-dicarboxylate TRAP transporter substrate-binding protein translates to MSFVNTTLAAAAVALSFGTVAAAQTTIFYGHSGPARGTVPAALKWFDGRIGELSEGDLKLDVQWGGALFKASASVQSIGNGVADAGSVISAYFQKEMAAYSLADLPLGGPNPWVGLRATDHLMRSMPQITENLARQNLVYIGTFTASDVNVACKGAEINSIQDIAGLKVRGAGVYGKVFGELGATMVNLSVYEAYQGLDTGLIDCTQGYSYIVPALKWHEVIDSYTVLNWGQIGGYGMFMNKQSYDALSDAQKAVLTQAGTELADKFAQIVIGANSKALDAMRADAYDRPVKVLEVSAEERAALNTATEPFLDDWKENAVSVGLDPEKMIEIYTQAVAEYTAEFEAKGYPWERN